Proteins encoded together in one Electrophorus electricus isolate fEleEle1 chromosome 9, fEleEle1.pri, whole genome shotgun sequence window:
- the camsap1b gene encoding calmodulin-regulated spectrin-associated protein 1-B isoform X2, producing the protein MDVDLGAGADSTLRKMEATVEPMEIIPLEMYDSARAKIAANLRWLFAKAYGIDHIPEDLRDPFYTDQYEQEHIKPPVIRLLLSCELYCRVCSLILKGDQVASLQSHQSVIQALSRKGIYVMEGDDTPVTEADLTCQPIKMSSHMPMIDALMMAYTVEMISIEKVVTCVKRFSTFSASKELPFDLEDAMIFWINKVNLKMREITEKEHKVKQHLLDSPSHQKSPSKWYWKLVPVRYRREHASGRQLPHFSLLEDLMRDVCDGAALLTVVHYYCPDLMKLDDICLKEVTSIADSLYNIQLLKEFANEYLNKGFYLTLEDMLYAPLVLKHNVMVFIAELFWWFEVVKPEFVQPRDIQEFKDARAVTHSKSSRPCVPISNATKRSFLVTPGLADLTHPVTNNPEVCNRYFLHPEESDPLKGSSSISPAHPLLPLRQRQQKAQQGDDVSACRNRSNSLTQESRTRGSMAWSDKRQRPLSQLNRYVLHCATDSDADLASGDSASLTCSISEDSLASTVTPKHQSHQSQGAPRRLNGHGLLGNVNMDEEEDMVTVIRAESSKTDVTLTDNGDVERQSASPGAKTNSCGKQEEAAADSRTASFYLEPLMPAVLKPAKEKSICLNKEEECGEGRQRGSARRVVAGDGPSSSAKRRPLHNLNRTFNASSSSEFERTSDPKSESVHPPPGQTETFRPLVTSSVEPPTELTPGFYLHSSSPEDKRPIQAWGILTDADTETVETIEEQDAELSKELHPQKRQFYKEDEESAKLQEDMNVKEHADKDEGSRCSSPGVSVQSQVSSVASGSVRMTSFAERKMLKFGSNQDIRSSTSSSQRTTPDGSESCPLPLTSWKMKRDQSPTQQGKDNANMLASELVQLHMQLEEKRRAIETQKKKMEVLCARQRLKLGKAAFLHIVKKGKSDTLPQPLKSDHLKGQKLNEETEKSTKDDSCLDAMRDGGKGTEETEKASLEWDSATALPPSALDGDEEIDLNECNHSIEMLNEAISSIQQQMMQLSLQQDLLMKQNLQSPSAATLSPNGDRGNLSEPKARSAVHFVEPSGSPVVRKPPKLSSARSRSKPSELKLSKEYNKGQKIPTPTPIESPTPRPSPGGRTPKADPETINQIEGQLKNTAFHLHDKANLRTVSREPSSASLGVTIDEGVPSTLRDSETTFDNGAGFVMVLTEDSSKSKANLIEVDLSDLATQSDDGSSSALDVTTDVVVDGEKKSGMGFFFKDEQKAEDEMAKKRAAFLLKQQKKAEEARLRKQHLEAESELKRDEARRKAEEDRVRKEEEKTRRELIKQEYLRKKQQEMFEEQEQPKPKPKPKPKPKTKKQRPKSVLKEEPSIETLPKCPPANENLVSARSGSNLSLASVATTEADSINSGGAGSQRGDSVESFSGLSRATERDWDNGSTASSITSTSMAEYTGPKLFKEPSAKSNKPIIHNAISHCCLAGKVNEPQKNSILEELEKCESNHFMILFRDGGCQFRALYSYFPDTEEIHKLTGTGPKSITKKMIDKLYKYSSDRKQFTVIPAKTVSVSVDALTIHNHLWQAKRPMVPKKTRK; encoded by the exons AGCTCCCACATGCCCATGATTGATGCATTGATGATGGCCTACACTGTGGAGATGATCAGCATTGAGAAGGTAGTGACCTGTGTCAAGCGCTTCTCCACCTTCAGTGCATCCAAGGAGCTTCCTTTTGACTTGGAGGATGCAATGATCTTCTGGATTAACAAG GTAAACCTGAAAATGAGAGAGATCACCGAAAAGGAACACAAAGTAAAGCAGCATCTGCTAGACTCCCCTAGCCACCAGAAG TCTCCCTCAAAGTGGTATTGGAAGCTAGTACCT GTGCGCTACCGGCGAGAGCATGCCTCGGGCCGCCAACTGCCCCACTTCTCCCTGCTGGAGGACCTCATGAGGGACGTGTGCGATGGCGCTGCCCTGCTGACTGTGGTCCATTACTACTGCCCTGACCTCATGAAACTTGATG ATATTTGCTTGAAGGAGGTCACCTCGATAGCAGACAGCCTGTATAATATCCAGCTTCTGAAGGAGTTTGCCAACGAGTACCTTAATAAAGGCTTCTACTTAACACTAGAAGACATGCTGTATGCACCTCTTGTGCTCAAG CACAATGTCATGGTATTCATCGCTGAGCTCTTTTGGTGGTTTGAGGTTGTAAAACCTGAGTTTGTCCAGCCAAGGGATATCCAGGAATTCAAGGATG CAAGAGCTGTGACTCACTCCAAGAGTTCCCGACCCTGTGTGCCCATCTCTAATGCTACCAAGAGGAGCTTCCTGGTCACACCTGGCCTTGCTGATTTGACTCATCCTGTCACAAACAACCCAGAAGTGTGTAACAGGTACTTCCTGCATCCTGAAGAGTCTGATCCTCT TAAGGGGAGTTCCAGCATTAGTCCTGCCCATCCACTCCTACCACTGAGACAGAGGCAACAGAAAGCTCAGCAGGGAGATGATGTATCAG CCTGTAGGAACCGTTCTAATTCTCTGACACAAGAAAGTCGTACTCGAGGGTCTATGGCTTGGTCAGACAAAAGACAGAg GCCACTGTCCCAGCTGAATCGCTATGTTCTCCACTGTGCCACGGACAGTGATGCAGACTTGGCCTCAGGCGACAGTGCTAGTTTGACATGCTCCATCAGTGAGGACAGCCTGGCCTCTACTGTCACACCCAAGCACCAGAGCCATCAAAGCCAGGGTGCTCCTCGGAGACTCAATGGCCATGGATTGCTGGGTAATGTTAACATGGATGAAGAAGAAGATATGGTAACTGTTATCAGAGCAGAGTCGTCTAAGACTGATGTTACACTGACAGACAATGGGGATGTGGAGCGTCAGTCTGCTTCCCCTGGTGCTAAAACAAACTCTTGTGGAAAGCAAGAAGAGGCAGCAGCTGATTCCAGAACTGCCAGTTTCTACTTGGAACCACTGATGCCTGCAGTTCTTAAACCAGCAAAAGAAAAGTCTATATGCTTGAATAAAGAAGAAGAGTGTGGAGAGGGGCGACAGCGTGGGTCAGCACGGAGGGTTGTTGCTGGAGATGGACCCAGCTCTTCAGCTAAACGAAGACCTCTACATAACCTTAACCGAACCTTCAATGCCAGTTCCAGTTCTGAGTTTGAAAGAACTTCTGATCCCAAATCTGAGTCTGTGCATCCACCTCCTGGGCAGACAGAAACTTTCAGACCTCTGGTCACAAGCAGTGTCGAGCCACCAACGGAATTGACTCCTGGGTTCTACCTGCATTCCTCGTCACCTGAGGACAAGAGGCCCATCCAAGCTTGGGGCATACTGACTGATGCAGATACAGAGACTGTGGAGACCATTGAAGAGCAGGATGCAGAACTTAGCAAGGAGCTGCATCCACAAAAACGACAGTTCTATAAAGAGGATGAAGAGTCTGCAAAACTTCAAGAGGACATGAATGTGAAGGAGCATGCAGACAAGGATGAAGGAAGCAGGTGCTCTAGCCCTGGTGTCAGTGTTCAGTCACAGGTCAGCAGCGTGGCCAGTGGAAGTGTCCGAATGACCAGCTTTGCTGAGCGGAAGATGCTGAAGTTTGGCAGCAACCAAGACATCCGCTCAAGCACCAGCAGCTCACAGAGGACCACGCCAGATGGCTCAGAGAGCTGCCCTCTTCCTCTCACCTCTTGGAAGATGAAGAGGGACCAAAGCCCCACTCAACAGGGCAAGGACAATGCTAACATGCTTGCTTCAGAGCTTGTGCAGCTGCACATGCAGCTTGAAGAGAAGCGACGCGCCATTGAGacccagaagaaaaaaatggaggTACTGTGTGCTAGACAAAGGCTCAAGCTTGGAAAAGCTGCCTTCCTGCACATagtgaagaaaggaaaaagtgaCACCCTTCCTCAGCCGCTGAAATCAGACCACTTGAAAGGCCAAAAGTTaaatgaggagacagagaagtcAACAAAAGATGACTCGTGTCTTGATGCCATGAGGGATGGGGGAAAAGGCActgaagagacagagaaggcgTCCCTTGAATGGGATAGTGCCACTGCCTTGCCCCCTAGTGCCTTAGATGGAGATGAGGAAATCGACCTCAATGAGTGTAACCACTCGATAGAAATGCTTAATGAGGCCATCAGCAGCATTCAGCAGCAGATGATGCAGCTGTCTCTCCAGCAGGACCTACTCATGAAGCAAAACCTTCAGTCCCCATCAGCTGCTACCCTATCTCCTAATGGTGACCGAGGGAATTTGTCCGAACCAAAGGCACGATCTGCTGTCCATTTCGTGGAGCCAAGTGGCAGCCCTGTAGTCAGGAAGCCTCCTAAACTGAGCTCAGCACGGTCTCGCTCTAAGCCTTCTGAGCTGAAGCTGTCCAAGGAATACAACAAAGGGCAGAAAATACCTACCCCCACTCCCATTGAAAGTCCTACTCCTAGACCCAGCCCAGGGGGCAGGACCCCCAAAGCAGATCCAGAGACAATCAACCAAATTGAGGGGCAGCTGAAGAACACTGCATTCCATCTTCATGACAAGGCCAACTTGCGTACAGTCTCAAGAGAGCCAAGCTCTGCAAGCCTAGGAGTGACTATTGATGAAGGTGTTCCTAGTACTCTAAGGGACTCTGAAACAACATTTGATAATGGTGCTGGTTTTGTGATGGTCTTAACTGAAGATAGCTCAAAGAGCAAGGCGAATCTAATTGAAGTGGACTTATCAGACTTGGCAACCCAGTCAGATGATGGCAGTTCTAGTGCGTTAGATGTTACCACAGATGTCGTCGTtgatggagaaaagaaaagtggCATGGGCTTCTTTTTCAAG GACGAGCAGAAAGCGGAAGACGAAATGGCCAAAAAGCGGGCAGCATTCCTCCTGAAACAACAGAAGAAAGCAGAAGAGGCACGACTTCGCAAGCAGCACCTAGAGGCAGAGAGTGAGCTTAAAAGAGATGAAGCTAG gcGGAAAGCGGAAGAAGACAGGGttagaaaagaggaagagaagaccAGGCGGGAGTTGATAAAGCAAGAATACCTGcgaaaaaaacagcaagaaatgtttgaggagcaggagcagcccaagcctaaacccaaacccaaacccaaacccaagaCCAAGAAGCAGAGGCCAAAGTCTGTGCTAAAAGAAGAGCCTTCCATTGAAACACTCCCAAAATGCCCCCCTGCCA ATGAGAATCTTGTTAGTGCTCGGTCTGGCTCTAATCTCTCGCTGGCTTCTGTGGCCACTACTGAGGCAGACAGCATCAACTCTGGAGGTGCAGGATCTCAACG AGGGGATTCAGTGGAGTCATTTTCGGGCCTCAGTAGGGCTACAGAGCGGGACTGGGACAACGGCTCCACTGCGTCTTCCATCACATCAACATCCATGGCAGAATACACAG GGCCTAAACTTTTCAAGGAGCCAAGTGCAAAATCTAATAAGCCAATTATCCACAATGCCATCTCTCACTGCTGTTTGGCAGGGAAAGTAAATGAACCACAGAAGAACTCCATTCTTGAG GAGCTTGAGAAATGTGAGTCGAACCACTTTATGATCCTCTTTCGTGATGGTGGTTGTCAGTTCCGGGCCCTTTACTCCTACTTCCCTGACACAGAGGAGATCCACAAGCTCACTGGCACGGGGCCCAAAAGCATCACCAAGAAGATGATAGACAAACTCTATAAGTACAGCTCAGACCGCAAACAGTTCACAGTTATACCTGCCAAGACTGTGTCTGTCAGCGTGGATGCCCTCACCATCCACAATCACCTCTGGCAGGCCAAGAGGCCCATGGTGCCAAAGAAGACCCGGAAGTGA
- the camsap1b gene encoding calmodulin-regulated spectrin-associated protein 1-B isoform X7, whose translation MDVDLGAGADSTLRKMEATVEPMEIIPLEMYDSARAKIAANLRWLFAKAYGIDHIPEDLRDPFYTDQYEQEHIKPPVIRLLLSCELYCRVCSLILKGDQVASLQSHQSVIQALSRKGIYVMEGDDTPVTEADLTCQPIKMSSHMPMIDALMMAYTVEMISIEKVVTCVKRFSTFSASKELPFDLEDAMIFWINKVNLKMREITEKEHKVKQHLLDSPSHQKPDFMLVLDHCMLEPVEYPLLVRYRREHASGRQLPHFSLLEDLMRDVCDGAALLTVVHYYCPDLMKLDDICLKEVTSIADSLYNIQLLKEFANEYLNKGFYLTLEDMLYAPLVLKHNVMVFIAELFWWFEVVKPEFVQPRDIQEFKDARAVTHSKSSRPCVPISNATKRSFLVTPGLADLTHPVTNNPEVCNRYFLHPEESDPLSKGSSSISPAHPLLPLRQRQQKAQQGDDVSACRNRSNSLTQESRTRGSMAWSDKRQRPLSQLNRYVLHCATDSDADLASGDSASLTCSISEDSLASTVTPKHQSHQSQGAPRRLNGHGLLGNVNMDEEEDMVTVIRAESSKTDVTLTDNGDVERQSASPGAKTNSCGKQEEAAADSRTASFYLEPLMPAVLKPAKEKSICLNKEEECGEGRQRGSARRVVAGDGPSSSAKRRPLHNLNRTFNASSSSEFERTSDPKSESVHPPPGQTETFRPLVTSSVEPPTELTPGFYLHSSSPEDKRPIQAWGILTDADTETVETIEEQDAELSKELHPQKRQFYKEDEESAKLQEDMNVKEHADKDEGSRCSSPGVSVQSQVSSVASGSVRMTSFAERKMLKFGSNQDIRSSTSSSQRTTPDGSESCPLPLTSWKMKRDQSPTQQGKDNANMLASELVQLHMQLEEKRRAIETQKKKMEVLCARQRLKLGKAAFLHIVKKGKSDTLPQPLKSDHLKGQKLNEETEKSTKDDSCLDAMRDGGKGTEETEKASLEWDSATALPPSALDGDEEIDLNECNHSIEMLNEAISSIQQQMMQLSLQQDLLMKQNLQSPSAATLSPNGDRGNLSEPKARSAVHFVEPSGSPVVRKPPKLSSARSRSKPSELKLSKEYNKGQKIPTPTPIESPTPRPSPGGRTPKADPETINQIEGQLKNTAFHLHDKANLRTVSREPSSASLGVTIDEGVPSTLRDSETTFDNGAGFVMVLTEDSSKSKANLIEVDLSDLATQSDDGSSSALDVTTDVVVDGEKKSGMGFFFKDEQKAEDEMAKKRAAFLLKQQKKAEEARLRKQHLEAESELKRDEARRKAEEDRVRKEEEKTRRELIKQEYLRKKQQEMFEEQEQPKPKPKPKPKPKTKKQRPKSVLKEEPSIETLPKCPPANENLVSARSGSNLSLASVATTEADSINSGGAGSQRGDSVESFSGLSRATERDWDNGSTASSITSTSMAEYTGPKLFKEPSAKSNKPIIHNAISHCCLAGKVNEPQKNSILEELEKCESNHFMILFRDGGCQFRALYSYFPDTEEIHKLTGTGPKSITKKMIDKLYKYSSDRKQFTVIPAKTVSVSVDALTIHNHLWQAKRPMVPKKTRK comes from the exons AGCTCCCACATGCCCATGATTGATGCATTGATGATGGCCTACACTGTGGAGATGATCAGCATTGAGAAGGTAGTGACCTGTGTCAAGCGCTTCTCCACCTTCAGTGCATCCAAGGAGCTTCCTTTTGACTTGGAGGATGCAATGATCTTCTGGATTAACAAG GTAAACCTGAAAATGAGAGAGATCACCGAAAAGGAACACAAAGTAAAGCAGCATCTGCTAGACTCCCCTAGCCACCAGAAG CCTGACTTCATGCTTGTGCTGGACCATTGCATGTTGGAGCCTGTGGAGTATCCACTTTTG GTGCGCTACCGGCGAGAGCATGCCTCGGGCCGCCAACTGCCCCACTTCTCCCTGCTGGAGGACCTCATGAGGGACGTGTGCGATGGCGCTGCCCTGCTGACTGTGGTCCATTACTACTGCCCTGACCTCATGAAACTTGATG ATATTTGCTTGAAGGAGGTCACCTCGATAGCAGACAGCCTGTATAATATCCAGCTTCTGAAGGAGTTTGCCAACGAGTACCTTAATAAAGGCTTCTACTTAACACTAGAAGACATGCTGTATGCACCTCTTGTGCTCAAG CACAATGTCATGGTATTCATCGCTGAGCTCTTTTGGTGGTTTGAGGTTGTAAAACCTGAGTTTGTCCAGCCAAGGGATATCCAGGAATTCAAGGATG CAAGAGCTGTGACTCACTCCAAGAGTTCCCGACCCTGTGTGCCCATCTCTAATGCTACCAAGAGGAGCTTCCTGGTCACACCTGGCCTTGCTGATTTGACTCATCCTGTCACAAACAACCCAGAAGTGTGTAACAGGTACTTCCTGCATCCTGAAGAGTCTGATCCTCT CAGTAAGGGGAGTTCCAGCATTAGTCCTGCCCATCCACTCCTACCACTGAGACAGAGGCAACAGAAAGCTCAGCAGGGAGATGATGTATCAG CCTGTAGGAACCGTTCTAATTCTCTGACACAAGAAAGTCGTACTCGAGGGTCTATGGCTTGGTCAGACAAAAGACAGAg GCCACTGTCCCAGCTGAATCGCTATGTTCTCCACTGTGCCACGGACAGTGATGCAGACTTGGCCTCAGGCGACAGTGCTAGTTTGACATGCTCCATCAGTGAGGACAGCCTGGCCTCTACTGTCACACCCAAGCACCAGAGCCATCAAAGCCAGGGTGCTCCTCGGAGACTCAATGGCCATGGATTGCTGGGTAATGTTAACATGGATGAAGAAGAAGATATGGTAACTGTTATCAGAGCAGAGTCGTCTAAGACTGATGTTACACTGACAGACAATGGGGATGTGGAGCGTCAGTCTGCTTCCCCTGGTGCTAAAACAAACTCTTGTGGAAAGCAAGAAGAGGCAGCAGCTGATTCCAGAACTGCCAGTTTCTACTTGGAACCACTGATGCCTGCAGTTCTTAAACCAGCAAAAGAAAAGTCTATATGCTTGAATAAAGAAGAAGAGTGTGGAGAGGGGCGACAGCGTGGGTCAGCACGGAGGGTTGTTGCTGGAGATGGACCCAGCTCTTCAGCTAAACGAAGACCTCTACATAACCTTAACCGAACCTTCAATGCCAGTTCCAGTTCTGAGTTTGAAAGAACTTCTGATCCCAAATCTGAGTCTGTGCATCCACCTCCTGGGCAGACAGAAACTTTCAGACCTCTGGTCACAAGCAGTGTCGAGCCACCAACGGAATTGACTCCTGGGTTCTACCTGCATTCCTCGTCACCTGAGGACAAGAGGCCCATCCAAGCTTGGGGCATACTGACTGATGCAGATACAGAGACTGTGGAGACCATTGAAGAGCAGGATGCAGAACTTAGCAAGGAGCTGCATCCACAAAAACGACAGTTCTATAAAGAGGATGAAGAGTCTGCAAAACTTCAAGAGGACATGAATGTGAAGGAGCATGCAGACAAGGATGAAGGAAGCAGGTGCTCTAGCCCTGGTGTCAGTGTTCAGTCACAGGTCAGCAGCGTGGCCAGTGGAAGTGTCCGAATGACCAGCTTTGCTGAGCGGAAGATGCTGAAGTTTGGCAGCAACCAAGACATCCGCTCAAGCACCAGCAGCTCACAGAGGACCACGCCAGATGGCTCAGAGAGCTGCCCTCTTCCTCTCACCTCTTGGAAGATGAAGAGGGACCAAAGCCCCACTCAACAGGGCAAGGACAATGCTAACATGCTTGCTTCAGAGCTTGTGCAGCTGCACATGCAGCTTGAAGAGAAGCGACGCGCCATTGAGacccagaagaaaaaaatggaggTACTGTGTGCTAGACAAAGGCTCAAGCTTGGAAAAGCTGCCTTCCTGCACATagtgaagaaaggaaaaagtgaCACCCTTCCTCAGCCGCTGAAATCAGACCACTTGAAAGGCCAAAAGTTaaatgaggagacagagaagtcAACAAAAGATGACTCGTGTCTTGATGCCATGAGGGATGGGGGAAAAGGCActgaagagacagagaaggcgTCCCTTGAATGGGATAGTGCCACTGCCTTGCCCCCTAGTGCCTTAGATGGAGATGAGGAAATCGACCTCAATGAGTGTAACCACTCGATAGAAATGCTTAATGAGGCCATCAGCAGCATTCAGCAGCAGATGATGCAGCTGTCTCTCCAGCAGGACCTACTCATGAAGCAAAACCTTCAGTCCCCATCAGCTGCTACCCTATCTCCTAATGGTGACCGAGGGAATTTGTCCGAACCAAAGGCACGATCTGCTGTCCATTTCGTGGAGCCAAGTGGCAGCCCTGTAGTCAGGAAGCCTCCTAAACTGAGCTCAGCACGGTCTCGCTCTAAGCCTTCTGAGCTGAAGCTGTCCAAGGAATACAACAAAGGGCAGAAAATACCTACCCCCACTCCCATTGAAAGTCCTACTCCTAGACCCAGCCCAGGGGGCAGGACCCCCAAAGCAGATCCAGAGACAATCAACCAAATTGAGGGGCAGCTGAAGAACACTGCATTCCATCTTCATGACAAGGCCAACTTGCGTACAGTCTCAAGAGAGCCAAGCTCTGCAAGCCTAGGAGTGACTATTGATGAAGGTGTTCCTAGTACTCTAAGGGACTCTGAAACAACATTTGATAATGGTGCTGGTTTTGTGATGGTCTTAACTGAAGATAGCTCAAAGAGCAAGGCGAATCTAATTGAAGTGGACTTATCAGACTTGGCAACCCAGTCAGATGATGGCAGTTCTAGTGCGTTAGATGTTACCACAGATGTCGTCGTtgatggagaaaagaaaagtggCATGGGCTTCTTTTTCAAG GACGAGCAGAAAGCGGAAGACGAAATGGCCAAAAAGCGGGCAGCATTCCTCCTGAAACAACAGAAGAAAGCAGAAGAGGCACGACTTCGCAAGCAGCACCTAGAGGCAGAGAGTGAGCTTAAAAGAGATGAAGCTAG gcGGAAAGCGGAAGAAGACAGGGttagaaaagaggaagagaagaccAGGCGGGAGTTGATAAAGCAAGAATACCTGcgaaaaaaacagcaagaaatgtttgaggagcaggagcagcccaagcctaaacccaaacccaaacccaaacccaagaCCAAGAAGCAGAGGCCAAAGTCTGTGCTAAAAGAAGAGCCTTCCATTGAAACACTCCCAAAATGCCCCCCTGCCA ATGAGAATCTTGTTAGTGCTCGGTCTGGCTCTAATCTCTCGCTGGCTTCTGTGGCCACTACTGAGGCAGACAGCATCAACTCTGGAGGTGCAGGATCTCAACG AGGGGATTCAGTGGAGTCATTTTCGGGCCTCAGTAGGGCTACAGAGCGGGACTGGGACAACGGCTCCACTGCGTCTTCCATCACATCAACATCCATGGCAGAATACACAG GGCCTAAACTTTTCAAGGAGCCAAGTGCAAAATCTAATAAGCCAATTATCCACAATGCCATCTCTCACTGCTGTTTGGCAGGGAAAGTAAATGAACCACAGAAGAACTCCATTCTTGAG GAGCTTGAGAAATGTGAGTCGAACCACTTTATGATCCTCTTTCGTGATGGTGGTTGTCAGTTCCGGGCCCTTTACTCCTACTTCCCTGACACAGAGGAGATCCACAAGCTCACTGGCACGGGGCCCAAAAGCATCACCAAGAAGATGATAGACAAACTCTATAAGTACAGCTCAGACCGCAAACAGTTCACAGTTATACCTGCCAAGACTGTGTCTGTCAGCGTGGATGCCCTCACCATCCACAATCACCTCTGGCAGGCCAAGAGGCCCATGGTGCCAAAGAAGACCCGGAAGTGA